One part of the Sporosarcina ureae genome encodes these proteins:
- the spoVM gene encoding stage V sporulation protein SpoVM, giving the protein MRVYTFTLPKFVSNIVRKCAVAFQKDSRTKSTVAANPKAAKTKKRKKEKSQSA; this is encoded by the coding sequence TTGCGAGTATATACATTCACATTGCCGAAGTTTGTCAGTAACATTGTGAGAAAGTGCGCAGTAGCTTTCCAAAAGGACAGCCGTACTAAATCAACCGTTGCTGCCAATCCAAAAGCCGCCAAGACAAAAAAACGCAAAAAAGAAAAATCACAAAGCGCCTAA